The genomic region CTGTGATAATATAAAAGTTACTATCAACGAGGATAACTCGATCACTACTGAAGATAATGGTAGAGGTATACCTATTGATCTACATAAAAAAGAAGGAGTTTCTGCACTGCAGGTTGTAATGACCAAAATTGGTGCCGGTGGTAAATTCGATAAAGATTCTTATAAAGTTTCCGGTGGACTTCACGGAGTTGGAGTAAGTTGTGTGAATGCACTTTCTGAGCATCTTACGGCAACCGTTTATCGTGATGGCCAGATCTGGCAGCAGGAATACGAACTTGGGAAGCCACTTTATCCTGTAAAGCCTACAGGGGAAACCGATTTAAGTGGAACGATCGTTACGTTTAAGCCAGATCCTAGCATTTTTCAACAAACTCTGGAGTATAATTATGATACTTTGGCCAGTCGTATGCGAGAGTTGGCATTTCTGAACAAAGGAATTAAAATTAGTCTTACCGATAAGAGGAATAAAGAAGACAATGGCGAGTATGTTCAGGATCATTTTCATTCTGAAGAAGGACTGAAGGAATTTATAAAGTTTCTGGACGGCAATCGTGAGCCAATTATCAGTCATGTAATTTCGATGGAAGGTGAAAAGAATGATATTCCTGTTGAGGTTGCCATGATCTACAACACTTCATTCAGTGAGAATCTGCATTCCTACGTAAATAATATTAATACTCATGAAGGTGGAACCCACCTTTCCGGGTTTAGACGTGGTTTGACAACTACACTTAAGAAGTATGCAGATGCTTCTGGTCTGTTGGATAAGATTAAATTTGAAATTACCGGCGATGATTTTCGTGAAGGACTTACCGCGATCATTTCTGTAAAAGTTGCTGAACCTCAATTTGAAGGTCAGACTAAAACAAAATTGGGTAACCGTGAGGTTACTTCAGCAGTATCTCAGTCGGTTTCTGAAATGCTGGAAAACTACCTGGAAGAGAATCCGAATGATGCTAAAACCATCGTTCAGAAAGTAATCTTAGCAGCGCAGGCTAGAAATGCCGCGAAAAAAGCCCGTGAAATGGTTCAGCGTAAAACTGTCATGAGTGTTGGCGGTTTACCTGGGAAATTATCTGACTGTTCCGAGCAGGATCCGGCACAATGTGAAGTGTTTCTGGTTGAGGGAGACTCGGCAGGTGGAACAGCCAAACAAGGTAGAGATCGTAAATTTCAGGCGATCCTTCCATTGCGAGGTAAAATTCTGAATGTTGAAAAAGCGATGTCTCATCGTGTTTTCGAGAACGAGGAAATCAAGAATATTTATACAGCACTTGGGGTAACTATAGGTACCGAAGAAGATAGTAAAGCTTTAAACCTTTCAAAACTGAGGTATCATAAGGTAGTCATCATGTGTGATGCCGATGTAGATGGTAGCCATATTGAAACGCTAATTCTCACTTTCTTCTTTAGATACATGCGCGAATTGATCGAGAGTGGTCACATTTATATCGCTACTCCGCCACTTTATTTGGTGAAAAAGGGGCAGAAGAAACGTTATGCGTGGAGCGAGAAGGAACGTGATGAAATCGCAGAAAGTTATAGCGGAGGTGTTCAGATCCAAAGATATAAAGGTCTTGGAGAGATGAATGCTGAACAGCTTTGGGATACCACAATGGATCCTGAATTCAGAAAATTAAGACAGGTGAATATCGATAATGGAGGAGAAGCCGACAGGATTTTTTCTATGCTAATGGGAGACGAAGTTCCGCCAAGACGTGAGTTTATCGAGAAGAATGCTAAATATGCGAATATCGATGCATAATTTTCACTAAATAATATGATCTTAACCCACACTAAAACTAAGTGTGGGTTTTTTTCGTTTAATATTTATGGGACTGCTATCTTTACAAACCTTAACACCTATAATTTAACCTAAATCAATTAACGTGAAAAATTTTAAAATTATAATGCTACTCCTAGCTGTTTTTAACGGCGGAATGGCACACGCTCAATCGGTACCTGCAGAAGGTCAGGAGATTATTGATGATCTTTTGTTTATTGCAGATGGATTCGCTACTCCTGCAGCAGAGAGTGCAGCTTATCAGGCAACAGCCAGCTGGTTTACTTCTGCGAAAGCTTTGGAGCCATGGAAGGTCGACGTTTCCTTGCATGCAAATGCTCTTTTCGTTCCTTCAAGTAAGAAAGAATTTACTATAAATAATAATGATTTTTCGAATTTGACTATCGCCGGCGGTGGTAATGGTGCGGTTGTGCCAACTGCCTTTGGTAGTGATTCAGATGTGATGTTTAATGGGAACTTTCTTGGTCAGGAATTTGCGTTTCAGGCGATTGAGGGGATAGACACCGGAGCTTTGATGTATCCATTCGCACAGGTTTCTGTTGGATTGCCTTTAGGTTTTCAATTAGGAGTAAGAGCTTTGCCAGCGTTAGAGGTGAGTGGATCTGAATTCAGCACTTATGGAGTTGGTTTAAAGCATAATTTGAGTCAGTATTTTGGTAGAAGAAGAACCAGAGATGATGATCTAGAAGTGGCAGCTATAGTTGCCTATGATATTTTTGATGTGAAATATGAGTTTGAGCAAATTTCTGTGCCTAATCTACTTAATCTGAATTTGATCGATGTAAGTTCAGGGGTATGGATGGCTGAGGTCATGGCTTCAAAAAAATACGAAAACTTTGAAATATTTGGTGCGCTTGGTATTGCACAATCAGACTTCGAATATGAATTCGGGGGTAGTGGATTAGCTTTAAATCTGGTGAATGATGAGATTTCCAGACTCAATGATTCACAAGCTCAGTTCAAAGGAGATATAGGATTCAATTTATACTTCAACAGTTTTAAAGTTAGTGCTATGGCTACTGCTGGAAAGTATGTAAATCTTAATGTTGGCTTGCACTTCATCCTCTAGGCAATACTTGATTTAACCATTCCTTATTATTAAAACTGCTTCGTAATTCGTAATTTCGCAGTCATTATTAATAGAAATTAAATATAATTTTAACATGAAAGTTACCATAGTAGGAGCAGGTGCAGTTGGTGCCAGTTGTGCAGAATACGTAGCCATAAAAAATTTCGCTTCAGAAGTAGTATTGCTTGATATCAAAGAGGGATACGCTGAGGGAAAAGCAATGGATCTAATGCAAACGGCGACACTAAACGGTTTCGATACCAAGATTAGTGGCAGCACAAATGATTATTCTAAGACAGCAAACAGTGATATCGCGGTAATTACCAGTGGTATTCCTCGTAAGCCGGGAATGACAAGAGAAGAGTTGATCGGGATCAATGCAGGAATTGTAAAAGAAGTATCTGCGAATTTGATTAAACATTCTCCAGATGTAACTCTAATCGTGGTTAGTAATCCAATGGATACCATGACTTACCTGGTTCATAAAACTACGGGACTACCTAAAAATAAAATTATTGGAATGGGGGGAGCATTAGACAGCGCTCGCTTTAAATTCAGATTAAGTGAGGCTCTTGAATGCCCACCATCAGATGTTGATGGTATGGTGATTGGCGGACATAGTGATACTGGAATGGTGCCGTTAACTCGTTTGGCTACAAGAAATTCTGTACCTGTATCGGCGTTTCTAAATACAGATCGTCTTGATCAGGTTTCAGAAGATACAAAGGTTGGTGGAGCTACCTTAACTAAACTTCTTGGAACCAGCGCATGGTATGCGCCTGGAGCAGCAGTTTCTGGTCTTGTACAGGCGATTGCTTGTGACCAGAAAAAAATGTTCCCGTGTTCGGCTTTACTGGAAGGTGAGTTTGGATTAAATGATCTTTGTATTGGAGTGCCTGTTATTTTAGGTAAGAACGGTATTGAAAAAATCGTTGAGATCGAGCTGAACGATGCTGAGAAAAACAAAATGAAAGAAAGTGCCGAAGGTGTAAAAAAGACCAACGGATTGCTAGACGTTTAAGTCTATATTAAACTTTCCCGACTTTACTCTAAAGCCACATTCTATGTGGCTTTTTTGATGCTTTTAAAAGTTAAAATTATCCAAAAAAAAATATTGGGATTTGAATTATGAAGTCCTATATTTGTCCGTTTTTAAAATAGACCTAATAATCAATAATTTGAGGAATAATGCAGAATAAAGGACTGATTAAAGTTTTTGCAATTTTGTTTGGGCTGGTATGTCTATATCAGTTGTCATTTACTTTTTTGACAAACAACGTTGAGAGTGATGCGGAGGAATTTGCCATGCAGAAGGTTGGCGAGGATGTAGAAAACTACTCAGAACTTCGTGACCAGGCAGAAGCAAGGTATCTTGATTCTATTGGAGATAATGAAATTATCGCCGGGATCACTTACGACTCAGCAAAAGACAAAGAACTGAACAAAGGATTGGACCTTAAAGGTGGTATCAACGTAATTCTTCAAATTTCAGTTAGAGATATTTTAAGCGGATTGGCGAATGATTCTCAGGATCCGACTTTTAGAAAGGCGATCGCTGAAGCAGATAAAGCTCAAACCGACAGCCAGGAGAACTATGTAGATCTTTTCTTCGAGGCTTTCAATAACATTCCTAATGCTAAGCTTGCATCTCCAGATGTATTTGCTAACAAAGCATTAAGTAGTGAGATCAACTTCAACATGAGCAATGAAGAAGTTGAACCAATT from Christiangramia sp. OXR-203 harbors:
- the mdh gene encoding malate dehydrogenase — encoded protein: MKVTIVGAGAVGASCAEYVAIKNFASEVVLLDIKEGYAEGKAMDLMQTATLNGFDTKISGSTNDYSKTANSDIAVITSGIPRKPGMTREELIGINAGIVKEVSANLIKHSPDVTLIVVSNPMDTMTYLVHKTTGLPKNKIIGMGGALDSARFKFRLSEALECPPSDVDGMVIGGHSDTGMVPLTRLATRNSVPVSAFLNTDRLDQVSEDTKVGGATLTKLLGTSAWYAPGAAVSGLVQAIACDQKKMFPCSALLEGEFGLNDLCIGVPVILGKNGIEKIVEIELNDAEKNKMKESAEGVKKTNGLLDV
- a CDS encoding DUF6588 family protein encodes the protein MKNFKIIMLLLAVFNGGMAHAQSVPAEGQEIIDDLLFIADGFATPAAESAAYQATASWFTSAKALEPWKVDVSLHANALFVPSSKKEFTINNNDFSNLTIAGGGNGAVVPTAFGSDSDVMFNGNFLGQEFAFQAIEGIDTGALMYPFAQVSVGLPLGFQLGVRALPALEVSGSEFSTYGVGLKHNLSQYFGRRRTRDDDLEVAAIVAYDIFDVKYEFEQISVPNLLNLNLIDVSSGVWMAEVMASKKYENFEIFGALGIAQSDFEYEFGGSGLALNLVNDEISRLNDSQAQFKGDIGFNLYFNSFKVSAMATAGKYVNLNVGLHFIL
- the gyrB gene encoding DNA topoisomerase (ATP-hydrolyzing) subunit B — translated: MSEEAKKHNYSADSIQALEGMEHVRMRPSMYIGDTGVRGLHHLVYEVVDNSIDEALAGHCDNIKVTINEDNSITTEDNGRGIPIDLHKKEGVSALQVVMTKIGAGGKFDKDSYKVSGGLHGVGVSCVNALSEHLTATVYRDGQIWQQEYELGKPLYPVKPTGETDLSGTIVTFKPDPSIFQQTLEYNYDTLASRMRELAFLNKGIKISLTDKRNKEDNGEYVQDHFHSEEGLKEFIKFLDGNREPIISHVISMEGEKNDIPVEVAMIYNTSFSENLHSYVNNINTHEGGTHLSGFRRGLTTTLKKYADASGLLDKIKFEITGDDFREGLTAIISVKVAEPQFEGQTKTKLGNREVTSAVSQSVSEMLENYLEENPNDAKTIVQKVILAAQARNAAKKAREMVQRKTVMSVGGLPGKLSDCSEQDPAQCEVFLVEGDSAGGTAKQGRDRKFQAILPLRGKILNVEKAMSHRVFENEEIKNIYTALGVTIGTEEDSKALNLSKLRYHKVVIMCDADVDGSHIETLILTFFFRYMRELIESGHIYIATPPLYLVKKGQKKRYAWSEKERDEIAESYSGGVQIQRYKGLGEMNAEQLWDTTMDPEFRKLRQVNIDNGGEADRIFSMLMGDEVPPRREFIEKNAKYANIDA